Part of the Nicotiana sylvestris chromosome 2, ASM39365v2, whole genome shotgun sequence genome, TGGGCACACGGGAGGAAAACCACCGACATTTCCTCGGTCAAACACATAACACATTCCCTCTCCATTTCCACACTTCTAGAGCCAAAATTGTTGTCAAAGAGTGCAGAGTTCTTTGTGATTTTAGGAGACTGCAGCCTCACGTCGATGCCTCTTCTAAGTGCCTCTATTTTTGAACCTTCAGACTGCAATCTCAATCGAGCTATTTCACTCTCAAGCTTTTGGATATCTTCTTTACACTTTTGCATGTTGCTCTCCGCCATTTCTCTCATATTATCCTCCTCCATTTTACTCTCAACTCCCCGTTGCTCCCTTTCAGCCTTAACAGAATCAGCCTGCTGAAGAACCCTTTGTTTCTCCCTCTCCTCCTGCTCCGACAGAGCCTGCAATTCTTTGGTATCTTAGCATGAAACTAGAAAATGTACAGCACTTTGTGTTTTTCTCGTACAAGTTAAAAGTGTGCAACACACAAAGGTAAATCGCTTGAATTTGATTTAAATCATTTCAAATAAAATTGTACCAGGCTCTTCTAATAGACTAAGCTTATACTAGAAAGACCATCAAACTGCAACTAAATTATCAAAAGCAAGACTTATTGAATATGTGTTGGAGCCGCCTATGTTGCGCGGGCTCTCCAAAATGCCGCCACACCCATGTTGGATCCTCAATGACATTTTCGGAGAGCCCAAGCAACGTAGGGAGCCACCATTACTGGAAGTTATAAGTAAATCAGAATCAATAGTGTACCAGCAACAACAAGTTCATTCACGGCCTAAAAACCCTACTAGCTTTATATAGAAGGTATGACATATAGACTAACAATACTGGTAAACAGTTAAGACCTCAATCAAGAAGGCAAAGAAATTTTATTCCTACAAAGGATACCTTAAACTGGTTCTGGTGCTTTTTGGCTCTCTCAAGTTCCTGCTCCAAATGAGCTACTTTTTGCTTCAGGGTAGAGAAGTCGTCCTGCAGTGAGCCCTTCTCTATCTCCCATGCTTGACACTTCTTCAATATCTCCTGCTCCCTTGCAACGGCTTGGTGGAAGTTTGTAGCAGACGCCACAGCAGCCAACTTCGCAGCCTCCATCTCCTTCTTTAGCACAGCATTCTCCACCTCAAGCCTGCGAAGAGAAGAGTTAGCCATCTCAATCTGGCCACTGGCATTTGACAATGCATAGTCCATTTCAGAAAGCCTCTTCGCGGCGTTTTCCTCCACCATTTGCTTCTCCTTCTGAGACTTATCAGCCTCTTCTTTCTCTTGCCTCAGCATTTTAAGCTCCTCCTTGTCCTTTCCAAGCCTCCGAGCCGCCTGCATAACCTTCTCATTGGCCCAATCAGTCCACCCTTGGAGCTCTTTCTGCAGCGTCTGCATACGGGAAATTAGCAACAATATAGTTTCATCTTTCTCATTTTGTGGGACATGTTTGCCCAAAGACTCATCGTACGGAATACCAGCGTAATAGTCTACAACAGCAGGGGTATTTGTGTTAACAGCAGGCAATGCACAAACAGTATCTTGAGCCGGTTGCACACTAGAAGTTTCACTTGAAGGTGCGATGGACGGGGAGGTACTTGAACTATGAGAGCTTCCTTCAGCTAAAGGACCATTGGTTTTAAGTGAAGTCGTTACCTTAGAGTAAGTACTCTTCATTACAAAACCAGAAGAACCAGATTCAGAGTTGAGCGTCTTGTCCAAAACCATACTGCCCCAGGTGGTGAGTTTCGCTTTAAAGGAACCCTTACCCATACGACCTTTGTAGCTTTTCTCGAAATGAAATGACTTTTGCCTAAGAATATCCTTCTTAGATGACCCCCGTTTCGCAGCTCCAGCTATGTCTTCTAAAATTGCTGCTTTCGACAAAGACAATATATTCTCCCTGATAAGCCCTGAGGAACTCTGGTTCCCTGTAATTCCCACTTCATGAAGATGTGAGTATATGGACTCCTGCAATTGAGCGATTACATCGGCACAAGGAACTTCAGAATGCAAACTTTGAGCAATCGGCATTGAAGGTTTTGGCGGTTGTAGTTTATCCATGTTCGATTGAATCAATTCAGAAGCCTCCTTTGTTTGAGCAAGTTTTGAACCACATGAGCTTTCTCGTGGACTTTCTAAACTGCATAGCTCGCCAAGAAGATCTCCTTCTATGGCGCATGCATGTAACAGGTTCAGATCACATATTAAAAGGCACCACATCGCTTCTGCGACGGTAAAAGCTGGCTTAACCTCCCTCAGCACGCATATCATCTCCAACATTGTGTACTCAACCAGGCTATTTAAATCCTCAAATATGAGAGGTGTAGAGGAATCCAATTCTTTTTCCCTACTTAGTAAAGCCAAGGCACCGTCAACAATAGTTGAGACAGCATCCTTGCTACCGTGATAAAGGCCACTCCTTAAAATGACCCATTCAGCTATTTCCTCACTATATCCGCATTCAACAATCCTCTTGATTGCACTTTGGAAAGTTGCGGAcaagttatgaaataaaagttcCATTAGCTGACATGCTATTGTATCGTCCCAATCGGCGTGTTGTAAGGTTTCCACTCCTTGTTTCTCATTGGACTGATGACACCTGCCCTCGAGTGAACCGACCCCATTAGGTGTGCTTTGAAGTTTTTCCTCTAATAATTCATATCTTGGAAATTCAGTAAGGGACAGGGCCGGTGCATCAACAGGAATATCTAGAGGAGACTCAGATAAGAATTTCCTCTTGTTCCTACTTCCTTTTTCCTGAGCTGATATTGCCAATGACTTCTCATCAGCACATTCACCGTTGTTATGATTCACCATGTTCATTTTCTTTTCAACAATCATTAGACGTTCCGTTGTAATCGTATTACTCGAATCTTTATCAGCAGTTCCCACTGTTGCAGTGGAAGGCCATTTAGTAATAATGTGCTAGGTAGCggaaataaaaaatgaaaggAGAACATAGCAGCAAAAGAATAAAAAAACTTTCAAATAGtgacaaaagaagaaaaagcaaCTGATAGATTTCTCATTGACTGAACAATAGAACCATTGTTAAAGGCTGTTAAAGCGCGCTCAAGCCTTGAAGCTCGGTGAAGCCCAAGTTGTCCATTTTGCCTTTGCTTAATTGGTGCTTTAGTGTAGGCCTGAACGTGCTAAGGGATGTGCACCATCACTGATGGGTTCTGTCTTTAGGAGCACGACAGCATATAGATATAGCTTAATTACAGTATTTCTCTTTTACCCACATAATTATTGTTTGTGTTTATAGTTACATATTTTTTGCattacatttctatttttttttcttcgttACTTCAAGGTAGGAGTAAGGCCTGCGAACAtattactctccccagaccctacttgtggaattacactgggcttcttgttgttgttgttttcttcATTAAAGCATGCTTTAATTGAACGTTCCGCTTAAAGCATTTTTGCGCTTTTTGCTTTTGActactctatttatagaagattATCTAAATACAACTACACATCCTACCAAAACCAGTCGGGATCGTATACGAATCTTTTATATCCATTCTTCTCTATATCAATACTCAATAGTCAGTCTATTAAGACAAATTAAGGGCTATCTATTTTAGAGATTCTCACAATATTATCTGAATAAGgaaaaaaataacaacaacaagggaaaaaaacagaaataaatgGAAACAAGCATACCTCTGCGACACACTATAGGTGAAGCTGCAAAAGAATCAATTTTTCTGCCAAAAAACACTCAAAAATATCAAAAGGGAAAATACCCATAACTCAAAATTTGCAAATAAAGCAATAATTTATCAGTTTTCACCCAACAAGCAAATCAAACAGAAAATCCAAGAAACCCTCAGCTCAAACTCTTGCTCAGAGCCCAATAATAAAACTAAATATAGCAAAAATTCAATCTATAATCAAAAGGGTCACCATTTTTGGCCAGTAATTACACCAAAAGTAACATTTTGGGGGTATTCttgaaatacaataacaaaatgaaaaaagTAAACTGTAATCGAAAGGGTTACTCACCAAAAAATTCTGTTTCTTCTTTTTTGGCTCTTGGTAGTCTATAGAGTCCAcactagtgtgtgtgtgtgtgtatttgctATGCTCTCAGCAGGTGCGGCTTTGGAGTCGTGGGGGACTGTGGGTTAACTTAACCCTTTGTCTTTTTTTGTCTTTGGTCACTTTTGATGATATTGGTTTAACCAGGGTTAGGTCATTGCAAATTTCCATTCATTTATGGAATTTTTTTTCTTACTGTATGACTGAAATTTTTATCCTTAATTAGATATTTTGGATTTGAGGCGAGTAATGGACGACATTTTAGAAAGAGTTTTATCTGCATAGATGGTATATTCTGCGTGAATTCGAATTAATCGAGCTAGTGTAAGGAGCTTATTCGAGACTAATCCAAACTAGCCTTATACTGAGTTAATCGGGTATAACTTCGAATTAGTCGGGTCGTGTTTCAGATACTAAGTGATtaagcaaaaaaaataaatattaaagGGACCCCATAATGTTTGCTTGACCTACTTCGAATTAATTGATTAATGAGTTCCGAATATCGGATagttacaacaacaacaagaacgaCCCAATAagatcccacaagtggggtatggggaAGGTAGTGTAtacacagaccttacctctacccgatGAGGTacagaggttgtttccgatagacccacGGGAATATCGGATAGTTGAAGCACATAAATAAGAGATTGAAAGGAGAAAAATGGAACTGGAATAGTAAAAACTGAATTTAAGTCTATAATTTGGAATATTACAAaacaatttttttccttttttaactaTGATGTATGCATAAAGGTAAATAAAAGCACTAAAAATaagagttaatttagtttatcaAGAATTTCAACGTTAATGTTTCGTAAATCAAGAATAAAATTGAACGAATTTGGAAGAGCAGAATTGAACAAATTTAGTATAAAGATTATGGTTAGTGCCTACAATTTCATGGTTATTTACAATTTTGTGAAAGAATTTGGCCACAAAAATTAAATTGCCAAAACTAACTCTCTTTGCTATAGTTGCTAAGCATGTTGCAATATTTACCTAAATAGCCACAAAATTATTTGTTACAACAAAAAGTCGTAGTTGATCACGATTTTTTGGTTCCCCATTTGAAGTTAATGTGGCAATGATAACTTTTTACCAACaatattttatttgaaatgaAGACTTGAACGCTCGATTACATTTATACTTAAAAGTTTTATGTAAATCAATCTAGCGTAATTAATTAAATATAAATGCCAATTTTTTTCTATGAAAATGTCACGATCCCAAATCGGACCCGGTCGTAATGGCACCTCTCGTGGAGACAAGGCAAGCTGACACAATCCCCAAATTTAGTTTTAAcaatttaataagtcaattttaGTCATTTATAAGGATAAATCCCGAACAAGTATAGATTTAGCGAAATAAAACAAGTGCGGAAAtgaatacagcccgacatcggggtgtcacaatttacgagcatctactagggtctaaatacaacggaaaagtctgaaatgtactaaatacagtataatgaaatcaagagggagGAAAGCAGTGATGCGAACGCCgtcagctaccttgctaaactctgatgactctgcctctgatcaaccaatactcgctaccgggttcagaaatacctaaatctgcacacaaggtgcaaggagtaaagtgagtactccgactcagtgagtaataatcataactaaagactAAATGATAGGAAATCACGAAAAGTACATCAACATGATTTATAGAGTAgtaaaaaccagtaagaaagcaatgaagctgtaaaatctcttaaagcaccttagctcagtttaaacttctttaaaaatgacataactccttgtgaaaatatcaaaatgataaacgatttaaagatttagaaactagactcgaagatttttcatttgataggttgcacACCATATAACTCTCGATATATTCCGAGATAAGTGCTTCTAAAGTCGGCTCCAAGCATCAGAAAATTCTgtcgaaactgctccaccagccatcttcaatcaatcataactttctgataaattgtccaaatcatgaatggtttatatttttggaaactagaatgcaaggacaacaacttttatgttttgca contains:
- the LOC104237270 gene encoding putative E3 ubiquitin-protein ligase RF298 — protein: MIVEKKMNMVNHNNGECADEKSLAISAQEKGSRNKRKFLSESPLDIPVDAPALSLTEFPRYELLEEKLQSTPNGVGSLEGRCHQSNEKQGVETLQHADWDDTIACQLMELLFHNLSATFQSAIKRIVECGYSEEIAEWVILRSGLYHGSKDAVSTIVDGALALLSREKELDSSTPLIFEDLNSLVEYTMLEMICVLREVKPAFTVAEAMWCLLICDLNLLHACAIEGDLLGELCSLESPRESSCGSKLAQTKEASELIQSNMDKLQPPKPSMPIAQSLHSEVPCADVIAQLQESIYSHLHEVGITGNQSSSGLIRENILSLSKAAILEDIAGAAKRGSSKKDILRQKSFHFEKSYKGRMGKGSFKAKLTTWGSMVLDKTLNSESGSSGFVMKSTYSKVTTSLKTNGPLAEGSSHSSSTSPSIAPSSETSSVQPAQDTVCALPAVNTNTPAVVDYYAGIPYDESLGKHVPQNEKDETILLLISRMQTLQKELQGWTDWANEKVMQAARRLGKDKEELKMLRQEKEEADKSQKEKQMVEENAAKRLSEMDYALSNASGQIEMANSSLRRLEVENAVLKKEMEAAKLAAVASATNFHQAVAREQEILKKCQAWEIEKGSLQDDFSTLKQKVAHLEQELERAKKHQNQFKALSEQEEREKQRVLQQADSVKAEREQRGVESKMEEDNMREMAESNMQKCKEDIQKLESEIARLRLQSEGSKIEALRRGIDVRLQSPKITKNSALFDNNFGSRSVEMERECVMCLTEEMSVVFLPCAHQVLCGQCNVLHEKQGMNDCPSCRTPIKKRINVRFAHSFSS